The genomic interval AAATGTCACAAAATCCCCCACCCTTGGGTATGCCCTTAGCGACAAAGAACATGTACTAGGGTGTATGTGTGACCCGTTCAGAGCATGAATTCGGACATATTTAACATGGTGAGGAATGGGAGAATCTTATGGAGGTGTTGAAGGTGTATGAAAGAGCATCGGGTCAGtttttgaataaagaaaaaacctcGATTTTCTTTAGCTCAAACACTAAGTCAGTCTGCAAGGATTTGATCTTGAGAGATGGGGGTTCTATTGTTTGTGGCAGCTATGAGAAATACCTTGGACTCCCATCTGTGGTGGGACGATCTAAGCATAATACCTTCAAGAGCATTAAGGACAGGATATGGCAGAAGATAAGTTGTTGGAAAAACAGATTCCTTTCCACAGCTGGGAAAGAGGTTCTGTTGAAAGCAGTCCTACAAGCTGTTCCCACCTATACCATGAGTGTTTTTAAGATTCTCAAGTCTTTGTGCATTGAGATTAATAGGATGTTTGCAAGATACTGGTGGGGCAGTGCAGATGGTGAGAAGAGAATCCAGTGGCAGAGTTGGGAAAGGATGGGGAAACAAAAGTCAAAAGGTGGTATGGGATTTCGGGATTTGGATAGTTTTAATTCAGCCCTTCTAGCCAAGCAAGCATGGAGGCTTTTACAGAACCCTTTTTCTTTGGCAGCTACAAtatttagagaaaaatattttaatactaaGCACTTGTTGGCAGCAAAGCTGGGTTCTAACCCTTCACTAATTTGGAGGAGCATATGGGGTTCTTTAAAATTGCTTAAGGAAGGTTTGAGATGGAGAGTAGGGAATGGAAAAAGCATTGAAATATGGGGTCATAAGTGGCTCAATTCCCCTTCCACTTTCAAAGTCCAATCTCCTGTTAGAGTTTTGGAGCAAGAGGCTCGGGTATGTGAACTTTTAGATCAGAGTGGTTCAAGCTGGAATGAGAATCTAGTCAGAGAGATTTTCCTCAAAGAAGAAGCTGAACAAATATGTAGCTTGCCAGTGAGTAAGCTAGGATCAGAAGATAAGTTGATATGGGGGCCTTCTAAAAGAGGTCTATTCACTGTTAAGAGTGCATATTATTTGGAACAAGAGAGGAAAAGTAGGCTGAAGGGGGAATGCTCCACAGAAAAGAAAGCTGATTCGATATGGAAAAACATTTGGAGCTTAAGAGTTCCAGGGGTGGTCAAGACTTTCTTATGGAAGGTGGGGAATGATGTGCTAGCAACAAGGAAGAATTTATGGAGGAGGAAAGTAATAGAGAGTGCATCCTGCCCAATATGCAAGAGGGAAGGGGAGACAGCCATGCATATCTTGTGGTAGTGCCCTGCAGCCAGAGATGTATGGGCTGGATCTGTTCGAGCAATTCAAAAATGGACAGCTGAGGAAGACTGTTTCTTAGCTTTCTGGGATAAAGCAATGCAAAAGCTTGAGGCTGAAGATTTAGAGATAGTAGCTGTGGTAATGAGATCATTGTGGCAAAGAAGAAATTTGTTCATTTTTGAGAACATCTTCAATGGACCTGAATCTTTATTGAGAAAGGCAAAGACAGTGCTGGAAGATTTCAAAGAAGCTCAACTACAGATAATAAATCCAATAGAGGAACCGAGACAGCTTGAAACCAGTGGGAGCAATAGAGGAAGACAGGTGCTATGGAAAAAACCTGAGCAAGGAGGCTTtaaagcaaattgggatgctgctCTCAATAGCAAATTTATGGGGCTTGGAGTGGTTATAAGAAACGAGAATGGGGAGGTAGTGGCTTGTGCTTGCAGTAGGAGATTGCCTGCTCCAAATTCGGATGTTGCAGAATCTGTTGCTC from Juglans regia cultivar Chandler chromosome 2, Walnut 2.0, whole genome shotgun sequence carries:
- the LOC118347683 gene encoding uncharacterized protein LOC118347683, with product MQKLEAEDLEIVAVVMRSLWQRRNLFIFENIFNGPESLLRKAKTVLEDFKEAQLQIINPIEEPRQLETSGSNRGRQVLWKKPEQGGFKANWDAALNSKFMGLGVVIRNENGEVVACACSRRLPAPNSDVAESVALWFAVELCCELGFNRVTFEGDAQAVVKDVNSMEEDLSCRGHIIEDIKAIMLGRRDWTVQFIGRKGNEVAHLLAKYALNIDFDKRWIDECPDFIFLQVCKDIDCSGLQFTE